The following coding sequences lie in one Helicobacter sp. MIT 21-1697 genomic window:
- the dapF gene encoding diaminopimelate epimerase, with protein MRFVKYSSNGNDFLICHSHSHNDGSRPALARSVCERHNGIGADGMVVLIPAPRGAEYAYEWEFYNADGSSAKMCGNASRSVGHYAYIEGIAQKRHQFLSEVGLIGIELDENDMTLVQSDLGKCKILKQNISESNPYGVKSWDLLDSGVPHLVGFVSQESALPDKKDTLLEHLRHKYDANISLGFIQKDAIKYSTYERGVEDITQACGTGAIAVFAMALKFGLCEKSAILIPPSKDILHLRMNEDSHILFKGAVKRIAVCEWLLES; from the coding sequence ATGCGTTTTGTCAAATATAGCAGCAATGGCAATGATTTTCTTATTTGCCACTCCCACTCTCATAATGATGGTTCGCGTCCTGCCCTTGCTAGAAGTGTTTGTGAGCGACATAATGGTATAGGTGCTGATGGTATGGTAGTGCTTATCCCTGCTCCAAGAGGTGCAGAATATGCTTATGAATGGGAATTTTATAATGCTGATGGTTCTAGCGCAAAAATGTGTGGTAATGCAAGTCGTAGTGTAGGGCATTATGCGTATATAGAGGGCATAGCTCAAAAGCGACATCAATTTTTAAGCGAAGTTGGACTTATTGGCATTGAATTAGATGAGAATGATATGACTTTAGTCCAAAGTGATTTGGGCAAGTGCAAAATACTCAAACAAAACATAAGTGAATCTAACCCTTATGGTGTGAAATCGTGGGATTTGCTAGATTCTGGAGTGCCACATTTAGTTGGTTTTGTCTCACAAGAGAGTGCTTTACCTGATAAAAAAGATACATTACTTGAACATTTAAGACACAAATATGATGCAAATATAAGTCTTGGTTTCATACAAAAAGACGCTATTAAGTATAGCACTTACGAACGCGGTGTTGAGGATATTACTCAAGCGTGTGGCACAGGTGCGATTGCAGTGTTTGCTATGGCTTTAAAGTTTGGATTATGTGAGAAATCTGCTATTTTGATTCCTCCAAGTAAGGATATTTTGCACCTGCGTATGAATGAGGATTCTCATATTCTTTTTAAGGGTGCAGTCAAACGCATTGCGGTGTGCGAGTGGCTTTTAGAATCTTAA
- the coaE gene encoding dephospho-CoA kinase (Dephospho-CoA kinase (CoaE) performs the final step in coenzyme A biosynthesis.) encodes MSAQLTYAIALTGSIGSGKSTLVSFLSLYGFQSICADSIAHKVLDEHSAEVVAHFGKEILHPDNKINRKALGNIIFASSSQREQLQAILHPHIKEAILSQARELEEKKMWYFIDIPLFFEVGGKEVYPVARSLVVYASAEKAIERIMKRNNFTLQEAKARLDAQMPIEEKCHLADDVINNDGDLRTLQQYVESYLQSLPLPTDK; translated from the coding sequence ATGAGTGCGCAATTAACATACGCAATCGCACTCACAGGCTCAATAGGCAGTGGAAAAAGCACACTTGTAAGCTTTCTTTCTCTCTATGGATTTCAAAGCATTTGTGCAGATTCTATTGCCCATAAGGTGCTTGATGAGCATAGTGCGGAAGTAGTTGCACATTTTGGCAAAGAGATTTTGCACCCTGATAACAAGATTAATCGTAAGGCACTTGGCAATATTATTTTTGCTTCCTCATCTCAACGCGAGCAATTACAAGCAATCCTCCACCCGCATATCAAAGAGGCGATTCTCTCTCAAGCACGAGAGCTTGAGGAAAAAAAAATGTGGTATTTTATAGATATTCCTTTGTTTTTTGAGGTCGGAGGCAAGGAGGTTTATCCTGTGGCACGCTCACTTGTGGTTTATGCTTCAGCAGAAAAAGCCATTGAGCGCATTATGAAACGCAATAATTTTACCCTGCAAGAAGCCAAAGCGCGTTTAGACGCTCAAATGCCCATAGAAGAAAAATGTCATCTTGCCGATGATGTGATTAATAATGATGGTGATTTGCGCACTTTACAACAATATGTAGAATCATATTTGCAATCTTTGCCTCTGCCAACTGATAAGTAA
- a CDS encoding spermidine synthase, with protein sequence MWITRGLTPNFRQEYIVDTKILDARSTHIVEIFKSADFEEVAMIDEKYLLLKKYIFIESELLAHIPLCSIPYPKNVLLFHSFNLEIAYECFKHNVSVDCVQGDKKSLDSLMSFLPHFQEVIHHKHFTLVSQAMELDIKKYDVIIADSLLDKHQLDGLSRMLTNEGILIARAPHPLLEEEAFTQKLSEYTSFFHIIMPFFPHLSILSDKSYIFASKHFHPCADMLLQKIDLLPHLEYYNAKIHESAFVLPNFLFEKIQDIAKF encoded by the coding sequence ATGTGGATTACTCGTGGGCTTACGCCAAATTTCCGACAAGAATACATTGTTGATACGAAAATTTTAGATGCTCGTAGCACACACATTGTGGAGATTTTTAAAAGTGCAGATTTTGAAGAAGTAGCAATGATTGATGAAAAATATCTCTTGTTAAAAAAATATATTTTTATAGAATCTGAATTACTTGCTCATATTCCGCTTTGTTCTATTCCTTATCCAAAAAATGTTTTGCTTTTTCATAGTTTCAATCTTGAAATTGCTTATGAATGTTTCAAACATAATGTGAGCGTAGATTGTGTGCAGGGTGATAAAAAGAGCTTGGATTCTCTTATGAGTTTTTTACCTCATTTTCAAGAGGTGATACACCATAAACATTTTACACTCGTCTCTCAAGCAATGGAATTGGATATTAAAAAGTATGATGTCATTATCGCAGATTCTTTGCTTGATAAACATCAGCTTGATGGTTTATCGCGTATGCTCACAAATGAAGGTATATTGATTGCCCGCGCTCCACACCCACTGCTTGAAGAAGAGGCATTTACACAAAAATTAAGTGAATACACATCTTTTTTCCATATTATAATGCCTTTTTTCCCTCATTTAAGTATTTTGAGTGATAAGAGTTATATTTTTGCTTCTAAACATTTTCACCCTTGTGCAGATATGTTGCTTCAAAAGATTGATTTGCTTCCTCATTTGGAATATTATAATGCCAAGATTCACGAAAGTGCATTCGTATTGCCAAATTTTTTATTTGAGAAAATACAAGATATTGCAAAGTTTTGA
- the hsrA gene encoding homeostatic response regulator transcription factor HsrA yields the protein MRILVIEDDPTLCKNIAEMLNERSYQTDIAENLKDGEYFISIRNYDLVLADWDLPDGCGIEIIAQVKEKSPRTPVIIISAKTSAENEIRAFKEGADDFVPKPFNLEVLLIRIQARLRFWGSSVIEIEDLVINPDEEKITYRGQEIEVKGKPFEVLTHLARHRDQIVSKEQLLDAIWEEPELVTPNVIEVAINQIRQKMDKPLNIGTIETVRRRGYRFCYPKKPSES from the coding sequence ATGAGAATCTTAGTCATAGAAGATGATCCTACCTTATGTAAAAATATTGCAGAAATGCTTAATGAGCGTAGTTATCAGACTGATATCGCAGAGAATCTTAAGGATGGTGAATATTTTATTAGCATTAGAAATTATGATTTAGTATTGGCTGATTGGGATTTACCCGATGGTTGTGGGATTGAAATTATTGCACAAGTTAAAGAAAAATCTCCAAGAACACCAGTTATTATCATATCGGCTAAAACTTCAGCAGAAAATGAAATACGCGCATTTAAAGAGGGTGCAGATGATTTTGTGCCTAAACCTTTTAACCTTGAAGTGCTTTTAATTAGAATCCAAGCGCGGTTGCGTTTTTGGGGTTCAAGTGTGATTGAGATTGAAGATTTAGTCATTAATCCTGATGAAGAAAAAATTACTTACAGAGGGCAAGAAATTGAGGTTAAAGGTAAGCCTTTTGAAGTGCTTACACACCTTGCGCGCCATCGCGACCAAATTGTTTCTAAAGAGCAGCTGCTTGATGCGATTTGGGAAGAGCCAGAGCTTGTAACGCCCAATGTCATTGAAGTAGCGATAAATCAAATTCGTCAAAAAATGGATAAACCTCTTAATATTGGCACAATTGAGACGGTTCGCCGCAGAGGCTATCGTTTTTGCTATCCTAAAAAACCAAGTGAAAGCTAA
- a CDS encoding polysaccharide deacetylase family protein, with translation MMCIPILRYTHIRDMHDSYSVSLETFEKQIQYLHKKSFSFLSLDDIIAFKQDNSLIPRRCVLLSFDGAWRDVYENAYKIMKHYWVKAGLFVVTEWVDEASKLTSEYVALPHEQCKNAMLDNARSVMCNWEEIRTMQDVFSIGSMTHTYQFSNIISLSWHEDFELSKRLIKEQLGVQTKHLAWPDGNYNQGLLRTAKSMGYEAFYTMEEGLNLTTENNDALKRYNAKDSLFWLKKVLFATSNTRNFRIGKIFL, from the coding sequence ATGATGTGTATTCCCATACTCCGATATACCCATATTCGTGATATGCACGATTCTTATAGTGTATCTTTGGAAACTTTTGAAAAGCAGATTCAATATTTACACAAAAAGTCTTTTAGTTTTTTAAGCCTTGATGATATTATTGCCTTTAAACAAGACAATAGTCTTATTCCACGCCGATGTGTATTATTAAGCTTTGATGGAGCGTGGCGCGATGTGTATGAAAATGCTTATAAAATTATGAAACATTATTGGGTTAAAGCTGGATTATTTGTGGTAACAGAATGGGTTGATGAGGCTTCAAAGCTAACAAGCGAATATGTTGCCTTGCCTCACGAACAATGTAAAAATGCTATGTTGGATAATGCACGCAGTGTGATGTGTAATTGGGAAGAAATCCGCACAATGCAAGATGTTTTTAGTATAGGTTCAATGACGCATACCTATCAATTTTCAAACATCATTTCGCTTTCTTGGCACGAGGATTTTGAATTATCAAAGCGATTGATTAAGGAACAACTTGGTGTGCAAACAAAGCATCTTGCGTGGCCTGATGGGAATTATAATCAGGGACTACTCCGCACAGCAAAGAGTATGGGTTATGAGGCATTTTATACAATGGAAGAAGGTTTGAATCTAACCACAGAAAATAATGATGCGCTCAAACGTTATAATGCTAAAGATAGTCTTTTTTGGCTAAAAAAGGTGTTATTTGCCACTTCAAATACAAGAAATTTTAGAATTGGCAAAATATTTTTATAA
- the flgL gene encoding flagellar hook-associated protein FlgL, which translates to MRVTFGTKYNQMNYYQGTMQSKLMDMNTKIASGLKIQYGYQDSSVFNQNLKLEYEKVNLDQGIDVGNDAYTSTLNTDKALSELSQTAEQFNTKLIQAANDIHSPTSREAIARDLEKLKEHMINIANTSIGGEFLFAGSNVKIRPFDPDGTYKGNNETLEALVSNNNPIPYNITGGELFFGRDSDHHKSITTNIRKFNQTKLNNDIMDRIKRGDIPEEVYIKAGDTLRDLLGDNDDDTSNNGKEYFYLRGVRPDGTSFKSKFDFDVGYKNVKNATKVQDLLDKIGKEFGNTSKNKVVDVNLNFWGEIEIKNLQPGNANLDFHLISSDTDVENLDDLPSLGARVTSYQKSPFMGQFSQSHLKAIKDNYDHRDLKFPSTLLTKDNFPATLRTKLKDVLAEDVKTLVIGGTRPNNDDGTINEESIEDLNVNIDDDIEVQDLLAMIKKHFGGKIEGEIVRGELILRDMNVTHKDKDMMDLPFNGPSGFSLSLTTLNDMGVETKGIRRDYRTEYDQVSFDNQGSKLISNVSQILANGMGYANDETKLSEVAGGSLDGQTYNLVFDDHNGIPVNARIELSNKGSYLVLPNADFNMNDPKSQQEFFIPLYNPHDEPPAVSVTKADDVTYRQILDVISVALNYSNQPMEHYQALQTQNGVPTQDGKNAYEALLKQTKGNVSAYLSYDGRIEISDEMRSVSRMKFMMYDASSSDFSEQSIHNHRASLTFNANNALVIDQPDVDFFRSLDGIIEAVRAGVYRPDAYGEEYTSEMRNKGIQNGIELFGHLSDHIEKMIALNGAHSRSFENTIRRNEVLRVQIESIKSDVIGTDIAQTYNHFSNLTTNYNAVLASTSRINQMSLVNYL; encoded by the coding sequence ATGAGGGTTACATTTGGCACAAAATATAACCAAATGAATTATTATCAAGGCACGATGCAAAGTAAGCTTATGGATATGAATACTAAAATTGCTTCGGGGCTCAAGATTCAATATGGCTACCAAGATAGTAGCGTGTTTAATCAGAATCTAAAACTTGAATATGAAAAAGTCAATCTTGACCAAGGTATTGATGTAGGTAATGATGCCTATACTTCTACGCTTAATACTGATAAAGCCCTTTCCGAGCTTTCCCAAACTGCCGAGCAATTCAATACTAAGCTTATTCAGGCTGCAAATGATATACATTCTCCAACTTCTCGCGAGGCAATCGCTAGAGACTTAGAAAAGCTCAAAGAGCATATGATTAATATCGCTAATACTTCTATTGGAGGCGAATTTCTTTTTGCAGGAAGTAATGTAAAGATTCGTCCTTTTGACCCTGATGGCACATATAAGGGCAATAATGAAACATTAGAGGCTTTGGTAAGCAATAATAACCCTATACCTTACAATATCACTGGAGGAGAGTTGTTTTTTGGGCGAGATTCTGACCATCATAAGAGTATTACGACTAATATTCGTAAATTCAACCAAACCAAGCTCAATAATGATATTATGGATAGAATCAAAAGGGGCGATATTCCAGAGGAAGTATATATCAAAGCGGGGGATACTTTGCGAGATTTGCTTGGAGATAATGATGATGATACGAGCAATAATGGTAAGGAATACTTTTATTTGCGCGGTGTTCGTCCAGATGGCACAAGTTTTAAGAGCAAGTTTGATTTTGATGTGGGTTATAAAAATGTTAAAAACGCTACAAAAGTGCAAGATTTGCTTGATAAGATTGGCAAAGAATTTGGCAATACAAGCAAAAATAAAGTAGTTGATGTGAATTTAAATTTTTGGGGAGAAATTGAAATTAAAAATTTACAGCCGGGCAATGCAAATTTAGATTTTCACCTTATCTCAAGCGATACAGATGTAGAGAATCTTGATGATTTGCCCTCACTTGGAGCAAGAGTTACAAGTTATCAAAAAAGTCCTTTTATGGGGCAATTTTCCCAAAGCCATCTTAAAGCCATTAAAGATAATTACGACCATCGTGATTTGAAATTTCCCTCTACATTACTTACAAAAGATAACTTTCCAGCGACTCTTAGGACAAAACTTAAAGATGTGCTTGCTGAAGATGTTAAAACACTTGTGATTGGAGGCACGCGTCCAAATAACGATGATGGCACAATCAATGAAGAATCTATTGAAGATTTAAATGTGAATATTGATGATGATATAGAAGTGCAAGATTTGCTTGCAATGATTAAAAAGCATTTTGGTGGCAAAATTGAGGGTGAGATTGTACGTGGAGAACTCATATTGCGAGATATGAATGTAACCCACAAAGATAAAGATATGATGGATTTACCATTTAATGGACCAAGCGGTTTTAGTCTTTCGCTTACTACGCTTAATGATATGGGAGTAGAGACAAAAGGCATTAGACGTGATTATCGCACCGAATATGACCAAGTAAGTTTTGATAATCAAGGTTCTAAACTTATTTCTAATGTATCGCAGATTCTTGCAAATGGTATGGGTTATGCCAATGATGAAACAAAGCTTTCTGAAGTAGCAGGAGGTAGCCTTGATGGACAGACTTATAATTTAGTATTTGATGACCATAATGGGATTCCTGTGAATGCACGCATTGAATTAAGCAATAAGGGCTCATATCTAGTGCTTCCAAATGCAGATTTTAATATGAATGACCCTAAATCTCAACAAGAATTTTTTATTCCGCTGTATAATCCACACGATGAGCCACCAGCGGTTAGTGTTACCAAAGCTGATGATGTTACCTATCGTCAGATTCTTGATGTAATCAGTGTTGCGCTTAATTATAGTAATCAGCCTATGGAACACTATCAGGCTTTACAAACACAAAATGGCGTGCCAACCCAAGATGGAAAAAATGCTTATGAAGCACTTTTAAAACAAACAAAGGGCAATGTAAGTGCGTATTTGAGCTATGATGGACGCATTGAAATTAGTGATGAAATGCGTTCTGTTTCGCGTATGAAATTTATGATGTATGATGCCTCAAGTAGTGATTTTAGTGAGCAAAGTATTCATAATCATCGTGCTTCACTTACCTTTAATGCTAATAATGCTCTTGTGATTGATCAGCCAGATGTAGATTTTTTTCGCTCACTTGATGGCATTATTGAAGCAGTCCGCGCAGGAGTATATCGCCCTGACGCCTATGGAGAAGAATACACAAGTGAAATGCGCAATAAGGGAATCCAAAATGGCATTGAACTTTTTGGACATTTAAGCGACCATATTGAAAAAATGATAGCGCTTAATGGAGCACATAGTCGCAGTTTTGAAAATACAATTAGGCGCAATGAAGTCTTGCGTGTGCAAATAGAATCTATTAAGAGCGATGTAATCGGCACAGACATTGCTCAAACCTATAATCATTTCTCTAATCTAACTACAAATTATAATGCAGTGCTTGCTTCAACAAGTAGAATCAATCAAATGTCGTTGGTAAATTATCTATGA
- a CDS encoding RidA family protein: MQTSSSVSTPNAPQAIGPYSQAQIYNGIIYTSGQIALTPQGDFVNGDITAQSTQVLENLKAILESAGSSLQKVIKTSVFLSDMNHFNALNEVYAQYFGSHKPARSTIAVKSLPKNALVEIECIAIL; this comes from the coding sequence ATGCAAACAAGTTCATCAGTTAGCACACCAAATGCTCCACAAGCTATTGGTCCTTACTCTCAAGCACAAATTTATAATGGCATTATTTACACTTCAGGGCAAATAGCTCTCACCCCACAAGGTGATTTTGTAAATGGTGATATTACTGCTCAAAGCACACAGGTGCTTGAAAATCTCAAAGCCATTTTAGAATCTGCAGGAAGCAGTTTACAAAAAGTCATCAAAACAAGTGTTTTTCTAAGTGATATGAATCACTTCAATGCACTCAATGAAGTCTATGCTCAATATTTTGGCTCGCATAAACCTGCACGAAGCACGATTGCTGTTAAAAGTCTTCCAAAAAATGCACTTGTGGAAATTGAATGTATAGCCATACTCTAA
- the sppA gene encoding signal peptide peptidase SppA, producing the protein MNDLRNIARIFTAPLDFINKYFKALVFIFIVLLIIAPSNDEDTSHSPNLAKLYLTMPIYESESFAAQIEKITKNKNIKGVLLIIDSPGGAVGASIEIADMIKALAQKMPLIAYVQGSMASGSYYAGMYANEIYANRGALLGSIGVIFSGFNIEDLMGKIGIKEQGIKAGTYKEVGTMMRQWNAEEKQFLENLIQEQYTLFYQDVIKARSSQLTSTDYHEFAEGKIFSAQKALQLGLIDKIGSMQEAVAALQQRTGVKEVIWLKKDKFEAYMDKFLDSASSKILSLSAPKLKTSL; encoded by the coding sequence ATGAATGATTTGCGAAACATCGCTCGTATTTTTACAGCTCCACTTGATTTTATCAATAAATATTTTAAAGCATTGGTGTTTATATTTATTGTGCTTCTTATTATTGCACCTAGCAATGATGAAGATACTTCTCACTCTCCCAATCTTGCTAAACTTTATCTTACTATGCCTATTTATGAGAGTGAAAGTTTTGCGGCACAAATTGAAAAAATTACAAAAAATAAAAATATCAAAGGAGTACTTCTTATTATTGACTCGCCTGGTGGAGCAGTAGGTGCGAGTATTGAAATCGCTGATATGATAAAAGCATTAGCTCAAAAAATGCCCCTTATTGCCTATGTGCAAGGCTCAATGGCAAGTGGAAGCTACTATGCAGGTATGTATGCAAATGAAATTTATGCCAATCGTGGAGCATTACTTGGCTCTATTGGCGTTATCTTTAGCGGATTCAATATAGAGGATCTTATGGGAAAAATTGGTATTAAAGAACAAGGTATTAAAGCAGGAACATACAAAGAAGTAGGTACAATGATGCGTCAATGGAATGCGGAGGAAAAACAATTTCTTGAAAATCTGATTCAAGAGCAATATACTTTATTTTATCAAGATGTTATCAAAGCGCGTTCATCACAACTTACAAGCACAGATTACCACGAATTTGCTGAAGGCAAGATATTCTCTGCGCAAAAAGCTTTGCAACTTGGATTAATTGACAAGATTGGCTCAATGCAAGAGGCAGTCGCTGCCTTACAACAGCGCACAGGTGTAAAGGAAGTGATATGGCTCAAAAAAGATAAATTTGAAGCCTATATGGATAAATTTTTAGATTCTGCAAGCTCAAAGATTCTCTCATTGAGCGCACCTAAACTCAAAACATCTTTATGA
- the purU gene encoding formyltetrahydrofolate deformylase: MNTLHIPHTQRIILISAPDKKGLIYHISSVLYELGLNIERNDEYVDKENEHFFMRTHICGEVDDAMLNAKLQAILPSDSTLKIQPVCKKNIIILCTKENHCVGDLLLKYDSGELNAHIQAIISNYETLKPLADKFYIPFFHIPAENQSRKAHESQLLKVISHFDSAYLVLAKYMRILTSDFTQHFENKIINIHHSFLPAFIGANPYKQAYERGVKLIGATAHFVNENLDEGPIITQDIIHINHSHSWQDMQKAGRDIEKIVLSRALTLALEDRIFVYGNKTIIF, from the coding sequence ATGAACACTCTCCATATCCCTCATACGCAGCGCATTATCCTCATTAGCGCACCTGATAAAAAAGGTCTTATTTATCATATCTCATCGGTGCTCTATGAACTTGGGCTCAATATTGAACGCAATGATGAATATGTAGATAAGGAAAACGAACATTTTTTTATGCGCACACATATATGTGGCGAGGTAGATGATGCAATGCTCAATGCCAAACTTCAAGCAATCTTGCCCTCTGATAGCACCCTTAAGATTCAGCCTGTTTGCAAAAAAAATATTATTATTCTCTGCACAAAAGAAAATCATTGCGTTGGCGATTTGCTCTTAAAGTATGATAGTGGCGAACTGAATGCACATATCCAAGCAATTATTAGCAATTATGAAACCCTAAAGCCACTTGCAGATAAGTTCTATATACCCTTTTTTCATATCCCAGCAGAAAATCAAAGTCGCAAAGCTCACGAATCACAGCTTTTAAAGGTCATTTCTCATTTTGATAGTGCTTATCTTGTGCTCGCTAAATATATGCGGATTCTCACTAGTGATTTTACCCAACATTTTGAAAATAAAATTATCAATATTCATCACAGCTTTCTTCCTGCATTCATCGGAGCAAATCCATACAAACAAGCCTATGAACGCGGTGTAAAACTCATTGGTGCAACTGCACATTTTGTCAATGAGAATCTTGATGAGGGACCTATTATCACACAAGATATTATTCATATCAATCACAGCCATTCGTGGCAGGATATGCAAAAAGCAGGACGCGATATTGAAAAAATCGTCCTCTCTCGTGCCCTTACACTTGCCTTAGAAGATAGAATCTTCGTCTATGGCAACAAAACAATTATATTTTAG